Genomic segment of Microbacterium sp. BH-3-3-3:
TCGTCGACGAACGTCAGGAGGACGGGACCGATCGGACCGTCGTACTCGGTGCTGGTGACTCTGTTCATGCGCCCATCTTCACGAGGCGGAGGTGGCGGTGCAGCGGCGTTCCCGCGAATGGTGGACGCCGCCGCCACGTTGCCACCTGGGGAGGAACCGCCGGTGGTGCGGCGTGTCGCCGATTACGGCGAAACTCGGCCCCACTACAGGAGATCCTCGGATGCCCGGCTTAGTCTGGCAGGTGTGTGGCGAGCTGAGGAGGGTACCGTGATCGGTGCCGACGAAGACGGTCCGGCAGCGACCGTCGACCCGGCGGAGCTGCGGCTGTCGGAGCCCGGGATCGTGGTGCGGCACGTCGCCGACCCGGAACGCGATCGCATCCGCGCGGAAGCTGCCGCCCTGGGTGGGCGTTCGACTCTGCTGCGCTTCGACGACGCGCTCGACGCGGGCATCGACATCACCAAGGCGCACCCCGGTTCGCTCCCGCAGTTCATCACCGGGCGCGCCACCATGCTCTCGAACCTCTTCCGCGACGAGGTGGCGCTGCGCACCGCCCGCATGGCCGCGGAGCGCATCACCGCCAAGAACGTCGAGCTGCGCACCGCCCGCGGCCTCGAGCCCGTCCACCTGGCCGTCGGTCTCGCCGCCTGGAAGATCGGGGGAGTGGAGTGGTCGGCCCCCGTGCTGCTGCGTCCGCTCGCCATCCGTCGTCACCACGGCGACTTCGAGCTCAAGCTCCACGGCGCCTTCGTGATGAACCCCGAGCTCGCGCGCGCCTTCCGCACGCACCTCGGCATCCAGATCGACAGCGCGGCCCTCGCCGGGCTCGCGTACGACCAGGGCGTGTTCAAGCCGCAGCCGGTCATCGACCACATCCGCCGGCTCACCACGCACGTGCCCACCTTCGTCGTCCACCCGCGCCTGGTGATCTCGTCGTTCGCCGACGTCAGCTCGGGCATGGTGCGCGACACGCAGCACCTCGACGACACCCTGCTGAACGCGCTCGCCGGTCACCCCGACGACCGTGCCCGCGTCACCGTCCGCCGCGACGAGCCGGTGATCGTCAGCCCCGACGAGCGCACCCCCGCGGCCGACACCCTGCTGCTCGACGCCGACGCCGAGCAGGAGCGCGTGCTCGCGCGCATCGCCGCGGGGCACTCGCTCGCGGTGCACACGCTGCCCGGGACCGGCGGCACGCAGACCGTGATCAACGCCATCGGCCAGCTCGTGCACGACAACAAGCGCGTGCTCGTGGTGAGCGCTCGGCGCTCGACCCTCGACGGCATCCGCCACCGCCTCGCCGGTGTCGGCCTGGCCGGTCTCGCCGTCTCACCCCACCACGTGCGCCGCGACCTCATCCGCGCGATCGGTCGCAACGAGAAGGCCGAGCAGCCCAAGGTCGCCGAGATCGACGACGCCCTCGTGCGCCTTCGCACGGTGCTGCGCGACTACCGCTCGGCCGTGACCGAGCCGCACCTGGCGCTGGGCGTCTCGGCGCTCGACGTGCTGCGCGCGCTCACCTCGCTGGCATCCCAGTCCCCGGCGCCCTCGACCGAGGCGCGTTTCGACCTCACGACGCTCGAGCGTCTCGCCGGTCGCCGCGACGCCGCCGCGCGCGCCCTCGCGATGGCCGCCCGCCTGGGTGAGTTCCGCGTCGGTCCCGACGATTCGCCCTGGTACGGAGTGAGTTTCACGCGCACCGAAGACGCGCGCGCCGCGCACGAGCTGGCCGGCAAGCTCCACGCGCAGGACGTTCCCCGTCTGCTGGAGCGCGGCTACGAACTCATCGCCCAGACGCGCATGCGGCCGTTCCAGACGGTCTCCGAGCTCGGCGCCTACCTCAAGCTGCTGCACGGCATCCGCGAGTCGCTCGACCGCTTCAGCCCCAGCGTGTTCGAGCGCCCCCTCGGCGAGCTCATCGACGCGCACTCGCCGCGCCGTGACGCCTCGGCCATGAGCGGTCCGAACCGCCGTCGGCTCAAGCGCCTGTCGAAGGAGTACGTGCGCCCCGGGGTGCACGTCACCGACATGTACGAGGCGCTCGTGCGCATCCAGCAGCAGCGCACCGAGTGGCAGCGCGTCGTCGAAGCGGGCGTCACCCCCGAGGTGCCGCTGGGCCTGGCCGACGTGCACGTCGCCTGGCAGCGCACCGACGCCCTGCTCGGCGAGCTCGACCAGATCCTCGGCCGTCAAGGTTCCGACCGCCTCGCGACCCTGCCGGTGCAGCGTCTCGTGCGGACGCTGGCGGGCCTCGCGGCCGAGTCCACCTTCTTCGACAACCTCGTCGAGCGCGCACAGCTGCGCTCCGAGCTGGCCCGTCTGGGCCTGGAGCAGCTGCTCGTCGAGCTGTCGGTGCGCCATGTTCCCGAGGAGCGCGTGGGCGCCGAACTCGAATTCGCCTGGTGGCAGTCGGCGCTCGAGCACCTCCTGCGCACCGATCGCGCGCTGCTGGGGGCCAACACGAGCGTCGTCGACCGCCTCGAGCGCGACTTCCGCCTGGTCGACGAGGCGCACGCCGCCGCCGCCGGTCCGCTCCTGGCCGCCCAGCTCGCCACGCAGTGGCGCATCGGCATCGTCGATCACGCCGACGAGGCCGCCGCGCTGAAGCGTTCGCTGAAAGACGGCCTGCACACCGCTCAAGAGATCTCGGATGCCGCTCCCACCCTGCTGCGCACGCTCGCGCCGGTGTGGTTGGCGTCGCCGTACGAAGTGCCCGACGTGCCGTGGGACCTCGCGTTCGACGTCGTGATCGTGGCGGACGCCGCCGCCCTCTGCCTCACCGAGGCCACGCCGGCCCTGCGCCGGGCGCGCCAGGTCGTGCTCTTCGGCGACCCCGTGGTGCAGAAGCCCACGCCGTTCCGCGTCAGCGCATCGGTGGCCCCCGTCCCCGATGAGGCCGACGAGGTGCCGTTCGATGAGATCTCGGTCTTCGAGCGCATCGCGGAGCTCTTCCCCGTCGAGACCCTCACGCGCAGCTACCGCGCGGGCGGCGAAGACCTCTCGCAGCTGGTGAACGACGCGTTCTACGGCGGCGAGATCGTGTCGCTGCCCTGGGCCGGGTCGTATCTCGGCCGCGGCAGCCTCAGCGTCGACTACGTCGAGGGCGGTGTCGGCGCCCCCGACCCCATCAGCGGTGCCGTCGAGAGCCCCGATGCAGAGGTCGCCCGCGTGGTGACCCTCGTGGTCGAGCACGCCGTCAACCGCGCGTCCGAGTCGCTCATGGTCGTCACGGCCAGCCGCACGCACGCCGAGCGCGTGCGCGCGTCGGTGGTGGCCGCTCTGGCCGGTCGCTCCGACGTCGCCGAGTTCGTCTCGCGCGACGCGGCGGAACCCTTCTCGGTGCTGACCCTCGAAGAGTCGGTGGCCGAGAGCCGCGACCGCGTGATCTTCTCGCTGGGCTTCGGCCTGACCCGTCACGGTCGCGTGCTGAGCGACTTCGGCGACCTGTCGACCCCCGACGGCGAGCGTCTGCTCACGGTCGGCATGACGCGCGCGCGGCGTTCGATGGTGATCGTGTCGTCGATCCGCCCGTCGTCCTTCGATGACGGACGCCTCGAGCACGGAGCGGCGACGCTCATGGGCATCCTCGGAAACCTCGCGGCGCGTGGTCGCGAGAGCCGGCTCGAAGACCTCGCCGACCCGCTCACGCGGGCCCTCGCGCGCGAGCTCCGACGCTTCGGCGTCGAGGTCGACGTCGACTATCACGGACTCCTGCCGCTTGTGGCGCGATACCGGGGCAAGGCCGTCGTCGCCGAGAGCGATCCCGAGACGATCGGGGAGTCCCTGCGCGAGACGCTGCGTCTGCGCCCGCAGATCCTGCGTCGCCTGGGCTGGCATTACGTGCGCGTGCACGCGTTCGACCTGTACAGCGATCCCGCCGGTGTGGCGTCGCGCATCGCCGAGCTGCTGGGGGCCGCCCCCGCAGACGCCGCCACGCCCGACACGACCACCGAGCCGCTCGATCTTCCCGGTTGAGCCGGTGATGAGTGCGACCCCGGATGCCGCCGGGCCTGGCCCCGTCGTCGGATCGGACGACTCGTCGGCATCGATCGAGACCGCGGACGGGTCGGTGGAATCGGTCGCCGTCGACGTCGCTCCCGCGTCCGGGACGCCCACCCCGCATGCCGTTCGGCAGCCCGTGGTGCGCGTGCGCGGGTCGCGCCGCGCTCGGCTCATGCCGGCACCCGGAACGACCGCGGAACCCGCGCCCGCCGACGACCCCGCGCGGGGCGCGTCGGCCGGGCCCGTGGCATCCGGTCCCAACGACGAGCGCATGCTGCGCGACGTTCCCCCGCACTACTGAACGGGCCCGGCCCCTGCCGAGGCGCGGTGCGCGGCTGTCAGAGAGTTGCGGTCACCGCGTGCTGTTCTGGCGCTCCAGCAGGTCGCGGATCTGAACGAGCAGCTCCTGCTCGGTGGGCAGCTTGGGCTCGTCCGAGGCCGCGTCGGCCACACCGGCGCGAGCGGCGGCGCGGGCCTTCCAGTGGTTCATGGGGTAGACGAAGACGAAGTACACCACCAGTGCCACGGCGAGGAAGCTGATGATCGCCGTCAGCAGCCCGCCGAGGGGGAACACCACCTGCTGGCCGTAGATGCCCGTGATCGACGGCCCGAACTCGCCGTTGTCGTTCGGCTGGTAGAACACCTGGATCAGCGGGTTGATGAGCGATGCGACGATCGCGTTGACGACCGCCGTGAAGGCCGCGCCGATGACGACGGCGACGGCGAGGTCGATGACATTTCCGCGGAGAATGAACTCCTTGAATCCCTTGATCATGCGCTGGTTCCCCTCTGGCCGCGCCGACTCGGAGTCAGGACGCCGAGGACGGAGCGGACGGCTTCGATTCCGACTTCGATGATGTCGAAGAACCCGAGGCGCCGCCAGCGCTTGCGCCGGACGATGAGCCACTCGACGATGAGCTGCTCGACGATGAGTTGCGGGAGTCGGTGCGGTAGAAGC
This window contains:
- a CDS encoding AAA family ATPase; protein product: MIGADEDGPAATVDPAELRLSEPGIVVRHVADPERDRIRAEAAALGGRSTLLRFDDALDAGIDITKAHPGSLPQFITGRATMLSNLFRDEVALRTARMAAERITAKNVELRTARGLEPVHLAVGLAAWKIGGVEWSAPVLLRPLAIRRHHGDFELKLHGAFVMNPELARAFRTHLGIQIDSAALAGLAYDQGVFKPQPVIDHIRRLTTHVPTFVVHPRLVISSFADVSSGMVRDTQHLDDTLLNALAGHPDDRARVTVRRDEPVIVSPDERTPAADTLLLDADAEQERVLARIAAGHSLAVHTLPGTGGTQTVINAIGQLVHDNKRVLVVSARRSTLDGIRHRLAGVGLAGLAVSPHHVRRDLIRAIGRNEKAEQPKVAEIDDALVRLRTVLRDYRSAVTEPHLALGVSALDVLRALTSLASQSPAPSTEARFDLTTLERLAGRRDAAARALAMAARLGEFRVGPDDSPWYGVSFTRTEDARAAHELAGKLHAQDVPRLLERGYELIAQTRMRPFQTVSELGAYLKLLHGIRESLDRFSPSVFERPLGELIDAHSPRRDASAMSGPNRRRLKRLSKEYVRPGVHVTDMYEALVRIQQQRTEWQRVVEAGVTPEVPLGLADVHVAWQRTDALLGELDQILGRQGSDRLATLPVQRLVRTLAGLAAESTFFDNLVERAQLRSELARLGLEQLLVELSVRHVPEERVGAELEFAWWQSALEHLLRTDRALLGANTSVVDRLERDFRLVDEAHAAAAGPLLAAQLATQWRIGIVDHADEAAALKRSLKDGLHTAQEISDAAPTLLRTLAPVWLASPYEVPDVPWDLAFDVVIVADAAALCLTEATPALRRARQVVLFGDPVVQKPTPFRVSASVAPVPDEADEVPFDEISVFERIAELFPVETLTRSYRAGGEDLSQLVNDAFYGGEIVSLPWAGSYLGRGSLSVDYVEGGVGAPDPISGAVESPDAEVARVVTLVVEHAVNRASESLMVVTASRTHAERVRASVVAALAGRSDVAEFVSRDAAEPFSVLTLEESVAESRDRVIFSLGFGLTRHGRVLSDFGDLSTPDGERLLTVGMTRARRSMVIVSSIRPSSFDDGRLEHGAATLMGILGNLAARGRESRLEDLADPLTRALARELRRFGVEVDVDYHGLLPLVARYRGKAVVAESDPETIGESLRETLRLRPQILRRLGWHYVRVHAFDLYSDPAGVASRIAELLGAAPADAATPDTTTEPLDLPG
- the mscL gene encoding large conductance mechanosensitive channel protein MscL, whose product is MIKGFKEFILRGNVIDLAVAVVIGAAFTAVVNAIVASLINPLIQVFYQPNDNGEFGPSITGIYGQQVVFPLGGLLTAIISFLAVALVVYFVFVYPMNHWKARAAARAGVADAASDEPKLPTEQELLVQIRDLLERQNSTR
- a CDS encoding FmdB family zinc ribbon protein, producing MPTYSYACKQCGHRFETVQSFTDAALTECPECGGEVRKQYGSIGVTFNGSGFYRTDSRNSSSSSSSSSGSSSGASAGGASGSSTSSKSESKPSAPSSAS